A stretch of DNA from Triticum dicoccoides isolate Atlit2015 ecotype Zavitan chromosome 2A, WEW_v2.0, whole genome shotgun sequence:
TTTCTGTAGGGCCCATTGGTTTATAGGAATGGAATCATATTTCTATGGAGGAATTAtttctatcctccacatttcatagaaaAATAAACATTTGTCTAGGCTCAATGAAAAAAAttctatgatgtgaatcaaagggcatcttcttttctattcctactcataggattttaagatacatgtcatctcattttctatgacttttctattgctacgattttcctaccctatgaaccaaacgaGGTTTTAATTGGGATCGTGGCCATCGGCGTTCCATCActagagatacatgtcatctcatgtcATCTCATGTCATCTCTTTAAATAGGATtttaagatacatgtcatctcatgtcATCTCTTTCATGGCAGTAAAATCACTCAGCAAAACATACTCGTCATTGCCGCCGGATATGAAGATCCAAGAACCCAGACCCTCTATCGGCACTCAACTAGCAGAGCAAGAACACGCCTTCCACTACGCGTCCTGAGCAGATAACCACCATATCAGGACGCGCAGGCCAACGTTGCTGGCCACATacctttaggcctcctttggtttagattAACCTTGTAgaaatttcataggataggatttctatagaAAAATTTTCTATAGGACCATTTGGTTTATAGGGATGGAAACATATTTCTATGGAGGAATTCTTTCTATCCTCcacattttataggaaaataaacattagtctAGATTCAatgaaaaaaatcctatgatgtgaatcaaagtgTATCTCTTtttctattcctactcataggattttaaGATCCATGTCATCTTATTTCTTATAACTTTTgtatgctacgattttcctactctATGAACCAAACGAGGCCTTATATGGATCGTGGCCATCGGTGTTCCATCAACTAGAGACGCCGACCCGATCAGAAAATCCACCACCGCCATCGCCAATCCATGCCCTCTGTCTCAAGCTGCCGTCCGTAGATCACACCTCCGGACCAACATCACCAAGTAGACAACGAGGAGAACGACAATTCTGCTGGGGAAAAGAAACTCTGCCGAAGCGGACATAAGTGCAAGTTGGAACAAAATGTAACGTGGCCTTCATCATAATCCTGATCGGTTACAGAGAAAAGAGAACACTAGTTCTTCCGGCTAACACCTATCACCAtctgggccgccgccgccgcactacaGCAAATCTCTGTTGCTCATCGGAGTGTCGATCAAAGCTCGCCTCGGTCTACACTGTATCTACAGCCGCCATGCCGGAGCAGGACGCCGAACCCATCCATCGTCACCCGTGGTGCAGCTGTAGCTGCAGCAGCCTCGAGTAGGCGCCGTCCGGCCGCGCCACGAGATCGCCGTGGCCGCCCTGCTCCAGGACGCGCCCGTCCTGCACCACGGCGATGGAGTCCACGCAGCGGATGGTCGACAGCCGGTGCGCCACCAGCACGGTCGTCCGGCCCTTCATGATGCGGCCCAGCGCCTCCTGGAGCACGCACTCGGACTCCGCGTCCAGGGCGCTCGTCGCCTCGTCCAGCAGCAGGATGGCCGGGTCCTTGAGCACCGCGCGCGCGATGGCGATGCGCTGCTTCTGCCCGCCGGAGAGCTGCACGCCGCGCTCGCCCACGGGCGTCCTGTAGCCGTCCGGGAGCGCGCTGACGAAGCCGTGCACGTtggccaccttggccgcctccacgACCTCCTCCTCCGTCACGCCGTCCTTGCCGTACGCGATGTTCTCCAGGATGCTGGTGGCGAACAGGACGGGCTCCTGCTGCACCAGGCCGATCTTGAGACGGAGAGACTTCAGGTTGAGCCGACGGATGTCCTTGCCGTCGATCATCACCTTCCCGGCCATGGGATCGTAGAAACGCTCGATGAGAGCGATGACGGTGCTCTTCCCCGACCCGCTGGCTCCCACGAGCGCCTGGCTCTGGCCAGCTCGGATCCTCAGGCTGAACTCCTTGAAGACCATCACGTCCGGGCGCGACGGGTAGGCGAAGTCGACGTGGCGGAGCTCGATCTCGCCGCGGACCTTCTCCACCTGCTCGGCCTCCGGCTCGTCCGGGTCGATGCGCGTCCTGCTGTTGAGGACGGCGAAGACGGAGCGGACGGACTCGCCGCCGCGGACGATCTCGGGCGCGAGGCTGACGGTCTCGGCGACGGAGTTGGCGGTGATGACGAGGACGACGAAGACCTTGATGACCCTGGAGAAGGTGGAGACGTGGTGGCGGACGAGGTGGGCGCCGTACCAGAGGATGAGCGCCTCGGAGGCGTAGAGGGAGAGCTGCGAGAGGCCGTAGAGCACGCCGGCGATCTGGCTCCGGCGCAGGCTGTGCATCTGGGGCGCGCGCAGCTCGCTGCAGAAGAGGGACAGGATCTTGTCCTGCGCGTTGAAGGCCGCCACGGTGCGGATGTTGCTGACGCCCTCCCCGGCGATCATGCTCGTCTTGGCGTGCGCCTTGGCCGTGTCGCCGGCGAACCCCTTCATGGACAGTTGCTGCCAAGTGCCAACACACACATCATCGTCATTGAATTGAACAGTACGTACGCGGCAGAAACAACACATGCAAATCGCAACAACAATGAACAATAATAATACTATTACTGCTACGTACTTCGTGCTAGTGGTGAGCAATGAGTGATGATGCGTGGCGATATCCGCTTCAGTACGCAAGAGCCGCGGCTGGGCACATAGTGACTTCCAGTCTGACAGGCTTCATGCACGCGCCGCGCAGGTACGCACCAGCATGGCATCATGTAATCTTTACGAATCGCAGTACGAAATTATTGCGCGCGAGCAACGCAGTTCCGGCCGCAGCAGCGCGAAAACAAAAAGGCGCGGCACGGCGCTCTGGTTCCGGGGCGGCACAGTCCTTGCGGCACCAGAGCACGGCGTCATGTCAGGGCCTGCACTGCATGATCGCCATGTGCGCCACTGCGAGCAAAGGCCCCAGATTCCCTCGCACGAGGCGGCCGTGCAAGCTCGCAACCGACAGTGTCGCGAGCACCCACCGGGACCATGGCGCCCAACGAGCAGCAACAGGGCCATGCCCGGACACGACCATCTCATCGCATCCACaactgaagaagcagcagcagctggtGCGACAAAGCATCGCGGGGCCTGGAGCCTAACGTAACGTAAGCGTGGCCCGGAGGTTTCTGGGAGTTGTTTACGGCGGGTGCTGTAGGTGACACGGGCCAGGGAGTGGGAAGCATCTGGCCGGAATTAAACAAGGGATCAGGGAGTGGAGAGCGAGCTCCGGCACATGCCTCGCACAGTAATTTATGGCAGAGGCAGTGGCAACGGCATGGGCCACGAATCCTAGCTACCATCGCATACCATGCTGGTGAATGGTGATGGTGAATTCAATTGTACTCTCGTCTAGAACTAACTGAGCTGCCGGGCCTGCAACGGCCGCCTGCGCCCAAAACGGCGTGACGCCGTGCAGGCCGAGGTTATTGTGCAAAGGAACTTGGCTTACCGTGAAGAACTACTCTACTCAGCTACCTAGGCGGTTTCTCCTCATCCAGCAAACATCTCCAAAAATTACTCCCTCGATTCGGAAATACTTAACTGACATGGTTTTAGTtcgaatttgaactaaaaccacgtcgGTTATCTCCGAAAGGAGGTAATATATGTCAATTGGGTTTTTTACCTGAGCAAAGTTGGCCAGGACAAGGAGAGGGAAGGTGACGAGGATGAGGATGGCGACCCGCCATTCGATGATGAAGCCGACGATGAAGGACACCAGGAGCGATGTCATGTTCTGCAAGATGACCGATATCCGCTCCGCTATCGCCGACTTCACGTCCGCGGCCTCCGTGTTGAGCCGCGCCGCCACCAGGCTCGAGTTGTTCTCCTCCTCGTCGAACCACCCCACGTCGTTCCTCAAGATAACTGCATACAATGGCTATAGCTTATAAGTGGTGCCTCAGATCAAACAATGCAAGTTCTCCCTCTGCAGAGATCATGGAAACTAATAGTACAACTGCTAGGAACAAGGCTGTGAATTCGCCATACCTGCAAGCATCATCCTCCGCACCCTGGTGGTCAGGTTCTCGCCCATGATGCTGAAGAAGTAATGCTGGATAAGGTACGCGACAACCGCGTAGAACCCGGTTCCGATGTAGATGAACACATACTCCCTAGTCTTGCGCTCCATCGCGTTGGGGTCCCGGAAATAGAACACTTCAATCATGTTGCTCATCACGATGGCAAATGTCGGGCCAATGAAGCCAGACATGATGGATCCGATCGCCCCCAGCACCGTATAGGGCCATTCCGGAGCATTTAGCTTGAGGAGCTTGAAAAAGTATCCTTTTGGCGCCGGGTACTTCCGGTCATTGTCGGCGTTCGAGACCATCTCAATGCGGCCATCTGCGCCGGTGCTGTATGAGTAGCTCAGGTTCCTCAAGCTTCCCGACCTGAGGCTCAGTGACCGAGTGGACAGCGAATTGCTCAAGCGAGATGACCGGTTCTTGCGGGTGGATGCCCCACGGAAGTCGCGGTTTCTTGCCATCTCCTGGAATCTGATGAGAGCTGCGTAAGCACCAGAGCTTCCTTTGGCGAGGAGCTCGTCATGAGTACCCGTCTCAACAACCTGCCCTTGCTGGATCACGGCGATCATGTCAACATTCCGTatggttgagagcctgtgcgcaacCACCACAGTTGTCCTACCGATCATTATGCGGTCAAGTGCCTCTTGAACAATACTCTCTGAACCAGCATCAAGAGCACTAGTTGCCTCATCAAGGAGAAGGATCTTTGGgttcttgagcattgcacgtgcaaTGGCAATTCGTTGCTTCTGGCCACCGGACAGCTGAAGTCCTCGTTCTCCCACCTGTTAATAAAGTAGATTTATCATTGGATTCAACAAGTTTTTGGAAGTAAAAAGACCATAGACACGATAAAATTTATACGCACATGATTCAAAACTCAATTAGCATGGTCAGAAGTATGGACTAAGATTTCATTCTAGTCATGTCAAATCACAAAATACAGGCTGTAAACAATAAGACTGCAATTGAGCCAGAAGTGCAACCCACCTGAGTGTTGTACCCATTTGGAAGAAGAGCAATGAAGCTATGGGCATTGGCAGCCGAAGCCGCGGCCTCAACCTCAGCCATTGTGGCGTCAGGCTTGCCATAAAGAATATTGTCAATGATGGTGGTCGCGAAGAGTGCGGGTTCTTGATTCACCAAACCAATCTGATCTCTCAGCCATTTCAACTGCAGCGACTTGATGTCCGCATTATCGAGCAGAACTTGTCCTGCAACAACAATCACAACCACCGGTTAAACAAAGCCGACTTACATAGTCATTTCGGCGTGCAATTCATGTGCTTACCCTGATTAGGATCGTAAAACCGTTCTATCAGAGACACGACCGTGCTTTTTCCAGAACCGCTGCCTCCGACCACAGCTGCCGTTTTCCCGGCGGGAAAGAAGAGCGAGAAGTCACGGAACACCATGACGTCCGGGCGGGACGGATAGCTGAAGGACACTTCCTTGAACTCAATGTTGCCATGGACTTCATCCAGGCACCTCCCGTCGGTTGAGTCTTGAACTATGGTCGGCCTCTGCCTTATCACCTCCAACAGCTTGTAACCGGCAATCTTCCCTTTGCTGAATGCACCAAGATTCGAGAACGACTGTCCAAGGCTCCTGCAATTCACGAATTTGGGTGAGTTTTCTCACCGAAAGCAAGCTGCAGAACTGTGAGAATTGTCCAAAGTCGGGGCTTACAGGCCGCCGACGATTGCGGAGAAGATGGCCGTGAACGCCTTTCCACCGTCTGTCTGGCCGCTCCTGATGAACACGCCGGCGTACCAGAACACCAGCGCCCATGACATGCAGGCAATCCCATAGGTACACCCAATGCCGAGCCCCTTGGCCATCCCGGCCTTGTACCCCAACTTCAGGGTGCTCTGAATCGCCTCCGAGTAGGAATTCAGGGCCTTGGACTCCCCCACGTAGGAGTAGACCGTCCTCACTTGGGCAATCGCCTGCAGAGCAGATGAACACCTCGTCGTCAGAATTACACTCGCTTATTTACATCAATCAAAATCGGGTAAAAAAGAAGTACAGCATGATTGACATTTGACAGCAGATGTCTCAGGAAAAGGGCAAAAAAAGGACATGAAACGAGAAATCATCCATCGGAAAAGGCCGATTGGATCTACCAAGAAACCGGCAGAAATCCAAAATGAAATCATTCTCAGGGCATGTGCGTAGCTGCCGTTCCGCATTTGACTCTTTGACCAAGCGGTCCGAGCTAGAGCCCACAGCTTTCTTCTTCCCCACCCGGCCAGCTTTGGTATCCCTGTGAGGTGATAATGGCGCTGCAGAAATAGTACCTGCTCGGCTATGATTCCGGCGTTGGCGTACGAGTCCCGGCTCTTGGAGGTGAGCCCGGTGAGCGTGTACGCGTACAGCCCGCCGGCGAACGCGATGCCCGGGATGACGGCGATGCTGAGCAGCGCTAGCCGCCAGGCGGAGACGAACCCGACGACGAGCCCTGCCAGGAACGTCGCGAGGTAGTGGATGAAGTTGCCGACCTGCACATACATTTGTCCGCCGTCAGTCACACGCGGTGGTCGGAGCTATATGCCTGCGGTGCTAGAGCGCTGCCAGTCAGGTTGTCACCTTCTCGCCGATGGCGTCCTGAACGAGGAGCGTGTCCGTCGAGACGCTGAAGACGACGTCGCCGGTGCGCGCGTCGGTGTCGAAGAAGCCCACGTCCTGCCGCAGCACGGCCTCCAGGTACCGCCGCCGGAGCGCGCCCACCTGGCGCTCGCCCGTGTACATCCAGCACGCGATCTCTGCACGGACACACAGAGCAGACATGCGCGCGCGCACAGTTAGAACGCAACACCGGCAAGAATGCGCGCGGAGGCATGAGCGGAGCAGGGCGTGAACTCACCCAGGTACGAGGATGCGCAGACGACGAGGCCGAGGTAGACGAAGTAGAGCGAGTACTGCAGGGCGCAGAGTGAGGCAGTCAGATTGAGTCATTGAGCGTCAGTAACTAGAGCGAGCATAGAAATGGCAACCGCAGAGGGGATGAGAGATTTTCCGGAAATACGTGCCTTGGACACCTCGTCGGTCATGCGGCGGAGGTGGTGCTGGTTCTTGCCGAAGCCGTTGACCAGCTCGCCGAACAGGAGGAAGAAGAACGGCATGGCGGCGCCGTGCACGACGGCGCCGGCGCTCCCCGCCGCCATGAGCAGCCAGTCGAGCGGGTCGGCGAAGCTGAACAGCTCATGGAACGCCACGCTCTGCTCCGCCCTCTTCTTCACCGCCTCggacccgccgccgccgcagctcgcagCCCCGGCCGACGCCTCCGCCTTCCCTGTCTCCTCCGCCATTatcaatcctctctctctctccgccgcGAGCTCCGCAACCACGAGAGGACCTCACCGCCCTGGCATTGGATCTAAACCCACCGAAGTGTTAACACCAGAGCCCCTCCCCCTGCTCCTGCTCCCGGCGGTCCTCGCTCCGTTCTCTTATACTGCAAAGCGAGAGGGCTGTTGCAGTGTGCTAATTTTTGGGGAAATCAAATGTGAGCCTATCTAAATTTTATGTCCTATTTAACACCGAAGATGACATGATAGGACAGGGCTACAAATGAAGAGAATTTCTTGTTTAACACTATATCTAAATTTTATGCCCTATTTAACATCGAGAAATAATTTCTTCCATATTTAACAACCAGTCAAAATTTAATGCCTTTTATAACAGTTTCTGTTCAATTTGAGCCAAAATGACATCCGAAAAGACTTTTTTGCCCTCATGTGATATGTTTGTGTGTGCGTTTGTGTGCGCGCGTGTACATGTGTGTGTTGTTGCGTACCTTTGTGTTGTGTGCATCCGTGCTACTGCCTGTGAGTGTGCTACGTGCGTGTGTGCTGCTGCCTGTGAGTGTGCTGCTGCCTATGAGTGTGTTGCGTGTGTGTTTCTGCCCTTGCACTGATGTTGTATGTGTGCGCTATTGCCCACACGCACATAATGCACATGAGGGGCAACGgcgtcttttcaggtgtcatttagacTCAAAATGAATGAAAATCTCATAAAGGCACAAAATTTAGACTCGTTGTTAGATAGGGAAGAAAAAAATATGACACAAAATTTAGACTCGCTGGTAGATAGGTAAGAAAAAAATCAGTATCAAACAAGGAAACGAAATTTAagatagtgttaaataaggaattgttTCCTACAAATACGGCTCGACATTTGGAGAAGCTAGGTTACCCTATTTTGAAGtgttaggaattttttttaaaagaatTAAGGATGTAGAAACAAGATGTGGAAATCATATTTTTATattttaaatataatttcaaaacatGGCTAAAATACACTCTTTCCTAAATGTAAAGTTCGCTTGACTTTTTACGATCTTCAGTGATGATGTGTTAAGAGCATCTATAAGCGGACCACTCAAACCCTCCTTAAACGTTCGGGCCACTCAAACCCTCCTCAAACGTCTGGGAGAACAACCTGGTCATAAAATCGTTGTCCAACCGGACTCCCTAATGCCAGCCCAAACGGCATGGATCCAATGCAAAATGGAAGCTTAAAAGATGGCGACAATGCACAGaattgagcgagagagagagaggaagaaaagTTGACGCCAGATATGGAGTGTGCACCGTAAATTATAACGATTATGCGACTCTCCTAGAGTGCCTTTTATTTTGCCAAAATCGCCAACATAAGGACCAATATGGGGACTTGCTAGAGTCGCTCTTAGTTGTATTTATCTATGATTTGTATGTGTGAACAGTGAACACTATGTAAATTTTCCACCTCTGAAAATTGTCTACAGTCTACACCAACCATAACATAATTGGCATATATAAGATGTACTCCTACAAGTGAATGGTTTACTTTCAGAAGCTTACACTCTACATCAACCATAACATAATTGCCATATCCAAGATGTACTCCTGCAAGTGAATGGTGTACTTTCTTAAGCTTACATTCTACACCAACCATAACATAATTGACATGTCCAAGATATACTCCTGCAAGTGAATGGTGTACTttattaagcttcctagttgtagaTTTGTCCTCGTGTAAAGTGCGTGAGGGTTTGGAGTTCACCCTAAGAACTACCACTAGTGAAGGGTGGGTGGGCATTGGGTTGCCGAGGCACTCAATGACCTAAGTAAGACATTCATGTTCGTTGAGGGTATTGTTCTGCTCCACCTCCCAAAGGAGATTAGCACCCTCAAGtagtgaactttgggatacatcttCGTCTCCAACACTTGTGGTTATTGCCTCCTTAGGCTTCATATTGTGATTACTTGTTGGTGCAATTGAGTGTCCCAACACTACAAAAAGAACACATTTCCATGATAATATGTGttcgtcacagtaggtcacgttttctgtcatacatgacgattttatgacagaatcaagatagtcatacctgtgctgtcgtagaagtgtttcatgaaaataccaaaattatcatcacggaagtgtccactgccATGACGATAAATAGCGCGTCATGGAagtctttcgtcaagggtaaccgacacgtggcatccaccgtaatgggtcgtcgttaagctatcgggtttcggtttggatctgataacccgttaaccacccggaccaatggggattttccacgtgtaaaattctgattcgcCTTAGTATCCACATGTCAGCTCCGGGTTGGGACAAGTGTCATCAAGCGAGTGGACGGGACgagcctatggtacgtcgacacgtggctcagACCAACAATGGCCCGTTTAGGTTAAAAGGCCGGGCCTGACAAAATTAGCGGGCCGGtccattagcggcctacttgagtcaggcccattcacaagcacggcccatacaagttacacactatcggcccatcaaaggcccattctagatttgacaatttccagcccatcaTCAGTTCCAGCCCATTAAGGGTTCGCTACATCTTCGGGCCCAATTATTGCTTGGCCTTCTTTTGGCCTATTAGCAGCCCATCGTTAGttccagcctgttaatggccctgtACGTCTTTCGGACTTTTCTCGGCCCATTCTACAGTTGGGCCAACTTCTAGCCCGTTGTGACTTTCAGCCTTTCCTTGGCCCATTAGGTAAATGGGCCAATTCCTAGCCCATTTTGTCTTTCGGACGGTTAACGGCccgcacaaca
This window harbors:
- the LOC119355365 gene encoding ABC transporter B family member 19-like, which encodes MAEETGKAEASAGAASCGGGGSEAVKKRAEQSVAFHELFSFADPLDWLLMAAGSAGAVVHGAAMPFFFLLFGELVNGFGKNQHHLRRMTDEVSKYSLYFVYLGLVVCASSYLEIACWMYTGERQVGALRRRYLEAVLRQDVGFFDTDARTGDVVFSVSTDTLLVQDAIGEKVGNFIHYLATFLAGLVVGFVSAWRLALLSIAVIPGIAFAGGLYAYTLTGLTSKSRDSYANAGIIAEQAIAQVRTVYSYVGESKALNSYSEAIQSTLKLGYKAGMAKGLGIGCTYGIACMSWALVFWYAGVFIRSGQTDGGKAFTAIFSAIVGGLSLGQSFSNLGAFSKGKIAGYKLLEVIRQRPTIVQDSTDGRCLDEVHGNIEFKEVSFSYPSRPDVMVFRDFSLFFPAGKTAAVVGGSGSGKSTVVSLIERFYDPNQGQVLLDNADIKSLQLKWLRDQIGLVNQEPALFATTIIDNILYGKPDATMAEVEAAASAANAHSFIALLPNGYNTQVGERGLQLSGGQKQRIAIARAMLKNPKILLLDEATSALDAGSESIVQEALDRIMIGRTTVVVAHRLSTIRNVDMIAVIQQGQVVETGTHDELLAKGSSGAYAALIRFQEMARNRDFRGASTRKNRSSRLSNSLSTRSLSLRSGSLRNLSYSYSTGADGRIEMVSNADNDRKYPAPKGYFFKLLKLNAPEWPYTVLGAIGSIMSGFIGPTFAIVMSNMIEVFYFRDPNAMERKTREYVFIYIGTGFYAVVAYLIQHYFFSIMGENLTTRVRRMMLAVILRNDVGWFDEEENNSSLVAARLNTEAADVKSAIAERISVILQNMTSLLVSFIVGFIIEWRVAILILVTFPLLVLANFAQQLSMKGFAGDTAKAHAKTSMIAGEGVSNIRTVAAFNAQDKILSLFCSELRAPQMHSLRRSQIAGVLYGLSQLSLYASEALILWYGAHLVRHHVSTFSRVIKVFVVLVITANSVAETVSLAPEIVRGGESVRSVFAVLNSRTRIDPDEPEAEQVEKVRGEIELRHVDFAYPSRPDVMVFKEFSLRIRAGQSQALVGASGSGKSTVIALIERFYDPMAGKVMIDGKDIRRLNLKSLRLKIGLVQQEPVLFATSILENIAYGKDGVTEEEVVEAAKVANVHGFVSALPDGYRTPVGERGVQLSGGQKQRIAIARAVLKDPAILLLDEATSALDAESECVLQEALGRIMKGRTTVLVAHRLSTIRCVDSIAVVQDGRVLEQGGHGDLVARPDGAYSRLLQLQLHHG